DNA from Paraphotobacterium marinum:
TTTGAGTTCACAGGAAGTTCATGATATTTCAGTTGCGCTTGGCATTGATCCTGGTACATCTAATTTAGATGGCTTGAGGTATGGTAAGGTTTGTATTCTTGCGGATGCCGACTCTGATGGCTCTCACATTGCCACTCTCTTATGTGCACTATTTTTTAAACACTTCAAAAGATTAGTTGAAGCTGGACATGTTTATGTCGCTATGCCCCCTTTATACCGAATTGATTGTGGCAAGGAAGTGTTTTATGCTCTAGATGATGAGGAAAAACAAGGAGTTTTAGATAGATTAAGTCATCGAAAATCAAAAATAAATGTTCAGAGGTTTAAGGGACTTGGTGAAATGAATCCGCTCCAACTTCGAGAAACAACGATGGATCCAAATACAAGAAGATTGGTTCAGCTATCTGTTAATGAAGATGATGATGCACTAGAAGTAATGAATATGCTTCTTGGAAAAAAAGAGCAGAAGATAGAAAAAAGTGGCTTGAAGAAAAAGGCAATCTTTCCAGTAATTAAAAAGTTGGTAAACAAGATATGAATATAGAACAACATGACTTTTCAGAAGTATTACCCTTAAAAGATTTTGCTGAAAAATCTTATCTCGATTATTCGATGTATGTGATTAAGGATAGAGCTTTACCTTTTGTTGGCGATGGCTTAAAACCAGTTCAAAGACGTATTGTATTTGCGATGTCTGAGTTAGGCTTGAATGCACAGGCAAAGTATAAAAAGTCTGCAAGAACTGTTGGAGATGTTCTTGGTAAATATCATCCACATGGAGATACCGCATGCTATGAAGCAATGGTAATTATGGCTCAGCCTTTCACATATCGGTATCCTTTAGTCGATGGCCAAGGAAACTGGGGAGCTCCTGATGATCCAAAGTCATTTGCAGCAATGAGATATACAGAATCTCGACTTTCTAAATTTTCTGATATTCTCTTACAAGAAGTAAACAAAGGCACTGTTGATTGGAATTTGAATTTTGATGGTACTCTTAATGAACCAAAATCATTGCCTGCAAGACTGCCTCACATATTACTTAATGGGATTACCGGTATTGCAGTTGGAATGGCTACTGATATTCCTCCACACAATTTAAGTGAAATTTGTGATGCATTAGTGGCTATAATTGAAGAGCCTAATATATCAATTGATAATTTGATGAACATAATACCTGGACCAGATTATCCAACAAAAGCTGAAATAATTTCATCACAAGATGAAATCAAAAATATCTATATCAAGGGTAAGGGCTCTATAAAAATGAGAGCTCTTTGGCGAGATGAAGATAATGATATTTTAATTCATGCTCTTCCTCATCAAGTTTCTGGTGCAAAAATTATTCAGCAAATAGCTGAACAAATAAAAAATAAAAAACTACCAATGATCACTGATATTAGAGATGAAAGTGATCATGAAAATCCTACTCGAATAATTTTGGTGCCAAAAAATAAAAGGGTGGAAAAAGAGCAGGTTATGAGCCACTTGTTTGCATCGACAGATTTAGAAAAAAGCTTCCGTGTAAACTTAAATATGATTGGTTTAAATGAAAAGCCACAAGTTAAAAACTTATTACAAATCTTAAATGAATGGCTAGAATACAGGCGCATAACCGTTTTAAAAAGAATTCAAACTAGACTCAACCTGATTAAAAAAAGACTTCATATATTAGAAGGCCTTTTGATTGCATATTTAAATATTGATAGAATTATAGAAATAATCCGCACGGAAGATGAGCCTAAAGAAATTCTAATGAGTGAGTTTGACTTAACAGATATTCAAGCACATTCAATTTTAGAAATTAAACTTAGAAATTTAGCAAAATTAGAAGAAATAAAAATTAAAAAAGAATTAGAAGAACTTTCTAAAGAAAGGGATACTTTAGAGAAAATCTCTAATTCATCAAGACGCTTAAATACATTGATTAAAAAAGAGATTATCGCTGATAAAAAACTATTTGGAGACGAAAGGTTATCCCAAATTGTGCAAAGGAGCGAGTCTAAATTGATGGATCAAAAACAAATAATTGGTAGAGATCCTGTTACGGTTATATTATCTCAAAAAGGTTGGATAAGAAGCTCTAAGGGACATGACTTAGATTTAAGTAAATTAATTTTTAAATCTGGAGATAAGTTATTAATGTCATCTCAAGGAAAAATGAATGACATAGTTACTTTTTTAATGTCAGATGGAAAAAGCTTTTCACTGGATGTTCATTCACTATCCTCTTCGCGAGGCTCAGGTGAACCTTTAAGTAGTAAATTAAACTTTATGCCAACTACTGAAGTTCAACAAATGTTTTTTCCTGATCCAGTATTTCATTACATGATAAGTAGCTCATTTGGATATGGTTTTATTATCGAAGGAAATAAATTAATATCCAAAAATAAATCAGGAAAGCTCTTAATAAATATTAGCAGTGGAGTAAATCTTCTCGAGCCAAAAAAAATTATAGATATAGAAAGTGAATACATTATCAACATTACTAATAAAGGACGTTTATTGTTATTTCCTTTAAAACAATTACCAGTATTAAGTAAGGGTAAAGGTAATAAAATGATCAATATACCTAATAACTTCCTATTAAATAATGAAGAGTTTTTACTGTTTGCAGATATAATTTCAACATCTAGTTCTTTAATTATTTTCTCTGGTAAAAGAAAGTTGACGTTATCAAATGAAGACTTACAAGAATTTATCTCAGAAAGAGGCAGAAGAGGAATGTTATTACCTAGAGGTTTCCAAAAAGTAAATAAAATTTCTATCATTAAAAAATAGACTTTAATGAATAATAGATATCGCAAAAGGATATCTATTATTTTCGTTACTTAGATGATAAAACAGCATCAATTTCAATTTTTACATTTTTAGGCAGTCTCGATACTTCAACGCAAGTTCTCGCAGGATAATTTGAGCTTAGATTATCAAAAAATGATTTATAACTATCATTAAAAGTATCATAGTCGTTCATGTCTGTAAGATAAATAGTCATTTTAATAACTTGAGACATGTTACAACCAGCTTCTTCGACAACCCCTTTGATATTTTGTAATGCTTGATGTGTTTGATGCTCAATTTTTTCTGGTATATTTCCAGTCTTAGGATCTACTGGAATTTGTCCTGAAGTAAAAATTAAGTTCCCTGATTTTATGCCTTGAACATATGGACCAAAAGCAGCTGGTGCTTTGTTAGTTTTTATTACAGTATTCATTTTGTATCCTTATAATTAATTTGGGTTATTATTTTTTTTTGGTATGACTTTTCACAGTAGTGGCATTTTAATAGAGTATTATCGTTATGATGAGTAACTTTGAAATAACTTCTAACCTTTTCATGGTTAGTTATACAGTTTGGATTTGGACATGAAAAAATACCAAGAACCTCTCTTGGTAAAATAATCTTATATTTTTTTATAACGGTAAAATCTTTAATTTGATTGATTGTTATATTTTGACTGAATAAAGCTAACTGATTAGCTTTATTTTCAGGTAAAAAAACATTTTCAATTTTAATAATATCCTTTGTTTTCATATTTGAAGATGGTAGATTGATGCCTACAGTCATTCTCTCATTAGAGTTCTCTAGTTTTAAAAATCTCAGTATGTCAAAACCTAGAGGTGAAGGAATGTGGTCAATTACAGTCCCATTTTTTATAGCTTCTACTTGTAACTTATCTTGCAATGACATCATAACTCCTTATTCAAAATCATGTAAACTAGTGCTTGTCTGGCATATAATCCATTTTTAGCTTGCTGGAAATAGTATGCATAAGGTGTTTCATCAACATTTACATCTAATTCATCTACCCGTGGGAGTGGGTGAAGTATTTTTAAATTTTCTTTTGCTTTATCCAAAGAAGACTTTTCTAAAATAAAAGTAGATTTTAAGTGCGTATATTCACTTTGTTCAAATCTTTCTTTTTGTATTCTTGTCATGTAAATGATGTCAGTGCTTGGTATTATATCGTCAAAACTATCTACTAAAGAAAATGTGTTGTTTGTTAGTTCTATTAGCTCTATAAGATAATTTGGAAGTTCTAGTTCTTTTGGCGATAAAAGATAAAAGTGATTATTAGAAAATTTAGATAATGCTATTATTAAAGAGTGAACGGTTCGACCATATTTTAAATCACCCACAAATGCTATTTTGAGATTATTAAGTGAAAGTTGTGTTTCATAAATACTGTACAAATCTAGTAATGTTTGTGTAGGGTGTTGATTAGCTCCATCACCAGCATTGATTACTGGTATACCAGAAATTTCAGATGCTAATCGAGCGGTCCCTTCAATGGGGTGCCTGATAATAATTGCATCGGAATAAGAGGCAATTATTTTCATAGAATCAATGAAAGATTCCCCTTTATTTGCTGATGAAGTGTTCCCATCATTATCAAAGCCAATTATTTTACCACCTAACTTTTGTATAGCAGTTTCAAATGAAAGTCTAGTTCTAGTGGATGCTTCAAAAAAACAACTGGCTATTATTTTAGAATCAATATTAGGGTTAATTGTACCTTTTTTAATTTTATCTGTTATTAATAAAATATTTTCTAATTGCTCTTTAGAGATGTCAGATAGGGAAATAATACTTTTATTAAATATATGGTTTTTCATATCATGCTGAACTCAACTAGTTTAATTTAATATAATATATTTTAAATTAAATTAGAAACTAAGTGAATAATTTTACAATCTCAAAATATAAATATAATTTATGTGTTATTCTAGAATAAATTTATAAATCAACTTTAGGAATATTAGGAAAAATGGAGAACTTAAAATTTTTTCAAGATGAAACAAAATTAATTATTCAAAATTTATTAGAAGATGGAAGTAATCCGAGTGCTATATACACCATTGAATATCATTTTTCATCACAAAACTTCAATGATTTGGTTGCGATAGCAGAAAATCTATTTAAAGAAGGTTATGAGGTTTTGGAAATAGAAGAATTAAATGATGAATCAAGTCATCAAAAAATATTTGCTTTTGACCTCATAATTGAATCAGAACTCAAGGAGTCGATAATAAATAAACATGTAGTTTATTTTCATGAAATGTGTAAAGCTAAAAATATTGAATTTGATGGATGGGGCACATACTTTGAAGATATTCAAGAGGATGAAGAATACTAGCTTACTGTATGGACTTCTGTGATGGTAAATAAAAGAGCATTTAAATGTGATATTTCATAACAAAACACATGTAATCTATGCTAAGTGGCTTGATATGCTTATAGATTACATATGAGAGTAAACATACATGTTAAATACAAAAATGAAATTTGTGAATTTTATGCACTTGAAGCAAGTAATATTGGGTGCTCAGCGTCTAAATCAATCATTACAAAATTTGTAGCAGCCATAGTATGGATTTTACCTATAAAAAAACCCTCAAAATGAGGGCTTCAAAAAATTGATTTATAAGATAAATTAAATTTACTTTTATAAATTTATTTTATACATGTATAAAATAAAGAGTGAGTTATATAACTATATGAAATTTATTAATAAATCACTCAATCGCTTCACTCTTATATAGTTTTAACTAGAAAGAGACAAAGTAGCTAGTATTTTTTGATAGTTTTATAATTTTTCAAGAATTAACTTTTTCTCTCGTAATTTGTTTAATTGACTTGTAAATTCTTTTTTCTTTTTTTCCTCTTTATTAATAACATGTTCAGGAGCTTTATCCACGAAAGCTTTATTAGATAATTTTTTGTCGACTCTTGATATTTCCTCTAATAATTTTGATATTTCTTTTGTCAATCGTGATATCTCTTCGTCTTTATTTATCAAACTAGAAGCATCAATAGTTAACTCAGAAGTATTAATTAAATATGTTGAGCTAAGTTTTACTGAAGAGTTAGACTTATTTTCTTGAATTGTAACCATGTCCAAATTTGATATTGTCTTTAATAATAATTCATTTTTGATAAATACGTTTTTTTCAGAATTATCATCAAAATATAAAAAAACATTAAGTTTTGTATTTGGCGATATTTTATATTCATTTCTAATATTTCTTGTAACTTGGACGAAAGATTTAACCCATTCCATTTCTTTTGTCGCTGAAACATCATTTAGACTAGGGTCAAATTTAGGATACTTTGATAACATTATTGTACTAGTTTGGCTGTTGGGTAGGAATTTTTTTATGTTACTCCAGATTTCTTCAGTTATAAAAGGAATAAAAGGATGAGATAATCTTAAAATTCCATCTAACGTTTGTAATAAAGTACAAAGTGTAGCATTTTTTTTGTTTTCATTATTCGAATTTAAAGTTGGTTTGGATAACTCCAAATACCAATCACAAAATTGATTCCAAGTAAATTCATAAATGCATTGAGCCGCGAGATCAAATCTATAGTTATCTATGTGGTTATTTACTTCTTTAACGGTAGAATTAAACAAACTTTTAATCCACCTATCAGGAAGGGACAAATCTACCAACTCAACTGTTTCATAATTAGGATTTTTGTTTATATTTAATATTAAAAAACGGCTAGCATTCCATAGTTTGTTGCAAAAATTTCTGTAACCTTCAAGCCTATTCATATCCCAAATTATATCGCGTCCAGTGCTGGCTAAAGAAGCAAGTGTGAACCTTAATGCGTCTGTACCATATGAAGCGATACCATCAGGGAAAGCTTTTAAGGTGTTTTTTTCTATTTTTTTTGCCAATGAAGGTTGCATCATATTGCTTGTTCTTTTATCAACTAGATCGTCAAGCTCTATGCCATCTATCATATCTATAGGATCTAATACATTTCCCTTTGACTTAGACATTTTTTGTCCATTTTCATCACGAATTAGACCATGAACGTAAACAGTTTTGAAGGGAATTTGAGGTTTATTATTTTCATCTTTTACTAGATACATCGTCATCATTATCATTCTAGCAACCCAGAAAAAAATGATATCGTAACCAGTAACTAAAACATTTGTAGGGTGATAGAGATCTAAATTTTTTGTTTTTTCAGGCCAACCTTGAGAAGCAAATGTCCATAATGCAGATGAAAACCATGTATCTAAAACATCGTGATCTTGAGAAAGCTCTACGTTATTGTCTAATTCATATTTTTTTCTTACGAATAGTTCATCCTTACCAACGTAAATATTACCGGTTGAATCGTACCATGCAGGAATTCT
Protein-coding regions in this window:
- the parC gene encoding DNA topoisomerase IV subunit A, with amino-acid sequence MNIEQHDFSEVLPLKDFAEKSYLDYSMYVIKDRALPFVGDGLKPVQRRIVFAMSELGLNAQAKYKKSARTVGDVLGKYHPHGDTACYEAMVIMAQPFTYRYPLVDGQGNWGAPDDPKSFAAMRYTESRLSKFSDILLQEVNKGTVDWNLNFDGTLNEPKSLPARLPHILLNGITGIAVGMATDIPPHNLSEICDALVAIIEEPNISIDNLMNIIPGPDYPTKAEIISSQDEIKNIYIKGKGSIKMRALWRDEDNDILIHALPHQVSGAKIIQQIAEQIKNKKLPMITDIRDESDHENPTRIILVPKNKRVEKEQVMSHLFASTDLEKSFRVNLNMIGLNEKPQVKNLLQILNEWLEYRRITVLKRIQTRLNLIKKRLHILEGLLIAYLNIDRIIEIIRTEDEPKEILMSEFDLTDIQAHSILEIKLRNLAKLEEIKIKKELEELSKERDTLEKISNSSRRLNTLIKKEIIADKKLFGDERLSQIVQRSESKLMDQKQIIGRDPVTVILSQKGWIRSSKGHDLDLSKLIFKSGDKLLMSSQGKMNDIVTFLMSDGKSFSLDVHSLSSSRGSGEPLSSKLNFMPTTEVQQMFFPDPVFHYMISSSFGYGFIIEGNKLISKNKSGKLLINISSGVNLLEPKKIIDIESEYIINITNKGRLLLFPLKQLPVLSKGKGNKMINIPNNFLLNNEEFLLFADIISTSSSLIIFSGKRKLTLSNEDLQEFISERGRRGMLLPRGFQKVNKISIIKK
- a CDS encoding RidA family protein, producing MNTVIKTNKAPAAFGPYVQGIKSGNLIFTSGQIPVDPKTGNIPEKIEHQTHQALQNIKGVVEEAGCNMSQVIKMTIYLTDMNDYDTFNDSYKSFFDNLSSNYPARTCVEVSRLPKNVKIEIDAVLSSK
- the pyrI gene encoding aspartate carbamoyltransferase regulatory subunit: MSLQDKLQVEAIKNGTVIDHIPSPLGFDILRFLKLENSNERMTVGINLPSSNMKTKDIIKIENVFLPENKANQLALFSQNITINQIKDFTVIKKYKIILPREVLGIFSCPNPNCITNHEKVRSYFKVTHHNDNTLLKCHYCEKSYQKKIITQINYKDTK
- the pyrB gene encoding aspartate carbamoyltransferase — translated: MKNHIFNKSIISLSDISKEQLENILLITDKIKKGTINPNIDSKIIASCFFEASTRTRLSFETAIQKLGGKIIGFDNDGNTSSANKGESFIDSMKIIASYSDAIIIRHPIEGTARLASEISGIPVINAGDGANQHPTQTLLDLYSIYETQLSLNNLKIAFVGDLKYGRTVHSLIIALSKFSNNHFYLLSPKELELPNYLIELIELTNNTFSLVDSFDDIIPSTDIIYMTRIQKERFEQSEYTHLKSTFILEKSSLDKAKENLKILHPLPRVDELDVNVDETPYAYYFQQAKNGLYARQALVYMILNKEL
- the rraB gene encoding ribonuclease E inhibitor RraB; translated protein: MENLKFFQDETKLIIQNLLEDGSNPSAIYTIEYHFSSQNFNDLVAIAENLFKEGYEVLEIEELNDESSHQKIFAFDLIIESELKESIINKHVVYFHEMCKAKNIEFDGWGTYFEDIQEDEEY
- a CDS encoding valine--tRNA ligase; translated protein: MEKTYNPSQIEKKTYKSWESKNCFAPQNPELNNSYTIVLPPPNVTGSLHMGHAFQQTIMDILIRTSRMRGNNTLWQVGTDHAGIATQMLVERKVAKEEGKNKHDFGRDKFIEKIWEWKNESGNLILNQMKRLGLSADWSREKFTMDEDLSLAVTAAFEKLYDDKLIYRGKRLVNWDPKLNTAISDLEVENRESQGYMWDIKYKLTGNTKTIEGLDYIIVSTTRPETLLGDVAVAVNPNDERYKSIIGKHVMLPIINREIPIIADEHADLEKGTGCVKITPAHDFNDYSVGQKHQLPLINVMTFSAKIRNKPEIFHFNGKIYNDLSIDIPSRYQGLDRFDARKEILSELKDLNLLVNQKDHILTIPYGDRSGEIIEPLLTNQWYVKTKPLAKTAIDAVKNNEINFVPKQYENMYFSWMNEIEDWCISRQLWWGHRIPAWYDSTGNIYVGKDELFVRKKYELDNNVELSQDHDVLDTWFSSALWTFASQGWPEKTKNLDLYHPTNVLVTGYDIIFFWVARMIMMTMYLVKDENNKPQIPFKTVYVHGLIRDENGQKMSKSKGNVLDPIDMIDGIELDDLVDKRTSNMMQPSLAKKIEKNTLKAFPDGIASYGTDALRFTLASLASTGRDIIWDMNRLEGYRNFCNKLWNASRFLILNINKNPNYETVELVDLSLPDRWIKSLFNSTVKEVNNHIDNYRFDLAAQCIYEFTWNQFCDWYLELSKPTLNSNNENKKNATLCTLLQTLDGILRLSHPFIPFITEEIWSNIKKFLPNSQTSTIMLSKYPKFDPSLNDVSATKEMEWVKSFVQVTRNIRNEYKISPNTKLNVFLYFDDNSEKNVFIKNELLLKTISNLDMVTIQENKSNSSVKLSSTYLINTSELTIDASSLINKDEEISRLTKEISKLLEEISRVDKKLSNKAFVDKAPEHVINKEEKKKKEFTSQLNKLREKKLILEKL